The Arabidopsis thaliana chromosome 5, partial sequence genomic interval CAAGCTCAGCTGATGGGTGGACAATGTTGTGATGAGCAGAAAAGGAGTATCCAGATAGGTGGTTTGATTCACCAATAACCTGCACAAGTTTGAACAATTGCGGAGCTTCATAAGTCAACTGAGAAAAAAATACTGGAGAAGGAATCCCATGTGTAAACAACTTACATCTCTGTTTACGTCCATGAAGGCTTGAATGCTATTCAAGCGGACGAAATACTTACTTTCATCCGCTATATAAACACAGCATTTATGGGTTTTCCGGGTACCCAGACCTGATTCATAGACTTGATGAAAGCTTGGCATGGATGCGTTGGAGAGAATTTGAGACAAGACCACCTCGTTGTTctgcatattattttttccatttccATTCCCATTTTCTTCTACATTACTTTGGTCAGAGAAGACATCTGATCTCTGATACTCAAGGGGAAACCGCACAAATAAGGAATCAAaatggtaataaaaaaaaaatggtcattTGCAAGGACCGTATCCGACTAACCAGCTGTGTACGAACAAGATACGGTAGTACATCCTGTTTTAGGCTCCTAAAAGCAGGTTTTTGATCCAAAACTTCCTGCAGAACTGCTCTGTAAGACAAAAGAACATATTGAGTATCGACAGATAAAACTACTTTGATAGCAGGAAAGCAGATCTGACCAACCTCTTGAAGGCATATATATGAGAATCCATCAGATCTGATCGAATTTCCATCTAAATCGAAAATGACAAGATAATTAGAAACTGTACTAAGAATTTGTAATATATGAATCATAAAAAGATGCATTTGTAGgtaatttcaaaaacttaataaGAACATTACCTTGCCAGCCGCACAGAGAATGCTCTTTTTTACTCGGGTATCTTTCTTAATCTCAGTACCTAACACAATTTCAGGAGGTAAACCAACAACAAGTTCAAGCATTTTGTTACCTCTaagaaacataaagaaaaattaaaagtagGACCTTTGGCTATGTATAACAAGAACTGTTTCAAGGAATCAAGCCCTATGATATCATCGCAAGcaggttttttggttttatctttCCCACCAGAACCTCCTGATTCTGATGGCCCACTGACAGGTTGAGCACAAAGCATAACAGTCACTGCTGCATCATGCCTTCTATGAGTGGCGGCAACAGCACCAGGAGGAATATCAGAAACAATGTCTCCACTTACGATCTACGTCAAAGCAAATTACCAGTTAACTAGAAGCTCAAAAAGTTGCACAAAGCAAAAGCTACGAGACGTCTTTATTGAAAAGCTAACCAAAATGTCTTTGGCAGTTAAGTGGTGTGCAATTGCCCTGAGTGCCCCAGCAGTTCCAACATTCTCAGCAACAGCAGCAACCTAAAGTAAAATATCCAGCAGAACATTAATAACGAATATGACACTAGTTTCTTTCAATCATGCATAGAGTTTTACAGAATTCAGATGCCATAGATGAGTAAATACCTCAACATGTAAACGATCAACACAAGCAGAAGAAATCCATCCACCAACTTTCAAAGCAGCATCTTCCCCTTCAACAACCTGTTCCACCAATGCGAAACGAAAAAATCTGAGCTCTATTGAAAACATTCAACCTAGAAACTCGCAAAAGGAAATCAGTAATTGTATTGAAAAGATAAAAGGCGTACGACGATCAGATCCTTGAGATTACTACTCTCGAGAAGATCCAGAACGTAAGACAACACCGGACGATTCGCTACGGGAAGCAACGCCTTAGGAACTTcctgaacaacaacaacaaattagCAATTCGTCGAAACTGTTATGCTGATGATgagagtgaaagagagagacggACCTTGGCGACTAAGGGAACAAGATAACTAGAGAATCCGCCGGCTAGAATCACGACCTGGAAATCCATTGTCGCAGCTGAATTGAcg includes:
- a CDS encoding transferases/nucleotidyltransferase (transferases;nucleotidyltransferases; FUNCTIONS IN: transferase activity, nucleotidyltransferase activity; INVOLVED IN: biosynthetic process; LOCATED IN: endomembrane system; CONTAINS InterPro DOMAIN/s: Trimeric LpxA-like (InterPro:IPR011004), Nucleotidyl transferase (InterPro:IPR005835); BEST Arabidopsis thaliana protein match is: Trimeric LpxA-like enzyme (TAIR:AT2G34970.1); Has 6119 Blast hits to 5902 proteins in 1501 species: Archae - 491; Bacteria - 3115; Metazoa - 435; Fungi - 482; Plants - 325; Viruses - 0; Other Eukaryotes - 1271 (source: NCBI BLink).), which translates into the protein MDFQVVILAGGFSSYLVPLVAKEVPKALLPVANRPVLSYVLDLLESSNLKDLIVVVEGEDAALKVGGWISSACVDRLHVEVAAVAENVGTAGALRAIAHHLTAKDILIVSGDIVSDIPPGAVAATHRRHDAAVTVMLCAQPVSGPSESGGSGGKDKTKKPACDDIIGLDSLKQFLLYIAKGTEIKKDTRVKKSILCAAGKMEIRSDLMDSHIYAFKRAVLQEVLDQKPAFRSLKQDVLPYLVRTQLRSDVFSDQSNVEENGNGNGKNNMQNNEVVLSQILSNASMPSFHQVYESGLGTRKTHKCCVYIADESKYFVRLNSIQAFMDVNRDVIGESNHLSGYSFSAHHNIVHPSAELGSKTTVGPHCMLGEGSQVGDKCSVKRSVIGRHCRIGSNVKIVNSVVMDHATIGDGCSIQGSVICSNAQLQERVTLRDCQVEAGYVVCAGSEHKGETFARK